A part of Acidobacteriota bacterium genomic DNA contains:
- a CDS encoding alpha/beta hydrolase, whose amino-acid sequence MEPISHYYYSHRLRLHFWDWGQDGKPALILVHGGLDHARNWDWVARVLREHFHVYAVDLRGHGNSEWTHGALYSIAEYILDLSALADIINAFPIYLVGHSLGGVIASLYSGVYPERVKKLVSIEGLGPPAGHRIHRPAPERMRAWIEAIRDLEHKKSRSYPGLAAAVARMKEANPHLSDEVAEHLTLHGTNWNADGSLVWKFDNYARPFGPYGQNLQDVRDTFSQIACPVLLFWGMESWASDPETDDRAAMIKDRRIVKVPNAGHWVHHDQLEVFLNATLPFLLE is encoded by the coding sequence TTGGAACCGATTTCACATTACTATTATTCGCATCGCCTGCGATTGCATTTCTGGGATTGGGGGCAGGATGGCAAACCGGCATTGATTCTGGTGCATGGTGGACTCGACCACGCGCGCAACTGGGATTGGGTAGCGCGCGTTTTGCGCGAACATTTCCATGTCTATGCGGTTGATTTGCGCGGGCATGGCAACAGCGAGTGGACGCATGGGGCGCTCTACAGCATTGCTGAATACATTCTCGATTTATCGGCGCTCGCGGATATCATCAATGCCTTTCCGATTTATCTGGTCGGGCATTCATTGGGTGGGGTGATCGCCTCGCTCTATTCGGGTGTCTATCCTGAGCGTGTGAAAAAACTGGTATCCATAGAAGGTCTGGGACCGCCCGCCGGGCATCGCATTCATCGCCCCGCGCCCGAACGAATGCGCGCCTGGATAGAAGCGATTCGCGACCTTGAACATAAAAAATCACGCAGCTATCCGGGACTTGCAGCGGCGGTTGCGAGAATGAAAGAAGCCAATCCGCATCTTTCCGATGAAGTCGCCGAACACCTGACTTTGCATGGCACGAACTGGAATGCCGATGGCTCGCTGGTGTGGAAGTTCGATAATTATGCGCGCCCGTTTGGCCCTTACGGACAGAATTTGCAGGATGTTCGCGACACTTTCAGTCAGATTGCCTGTCCGGTTTTATTATTCTGGGGAATGGAGAGTTGGGCATCAGACCCGGAAACCGATGACCGCGCCGCGATGATTAAAGACCGGCGCATCGTTAAGGTTCCCAACGCCGGCCACTGGGTGCATCACGATCAACTGGAAGTTTTTTTAAACGCAACCCTGCCATTTTTACTTGAGTAG